In Taeniopygia guttata chromosome 2, bTaeGut7.mat, whole genome shotgun sequence, one genomic interval encodes:
- the FASTK gene encoding fas-activated serine/threonine kinase isoform X1, whose protein sequence is MLCPLLCPWLRALTRAGPRGPAARERRGAAMFPACCCAGKARPRLLLPLDPYGHGLLPAVHADGGRGRAHGKRKSWNFIHEKMSYDTFFTMKRLIERSRSVGEVLRWVTQNPGKVSASHYPIALHKLGQLLQQQPGPPVGAGDSRGPAGQVLEQPEFHVLCQAIVSGCAKFDNFSIVNCLYAAAALGLPGESPLVRVLEDESRSRLGRFNQKDVSMVFSSVMRLHPSSPHPLVESCLSSLERHLEKERHPQTLFLLLSYYRLRAQALQGHAASDQQLINNRKILRLVRHTLGQVSAMREHELALLDEMLALCAQEANNKALEAIFSSQLFYENRQERFIRSMAEWLPRKAENLTPYTMALIAKYVARHRLREPRLLDTIANFLLKRGEQLDSKVIQKLVFPFSRMNYRPSNHGELFPKLEAILEQKAGSSPLATVNILMSMFQLSHFPQTVLHQVFSPGFITNVMSSPYALIVRRYLSLLDAAVELEFREYSGPRLDPRYRVLMFEHALTADEANRKYSYKGLVAEALRQLVGEECYRQDEVLPPGYCTDFLLWINRSGTVLPLSRVPAASRAPPATSPVAVSLRSSVLALTSDLQDFAPFAPEAPSSPPGPRESGRAGRFLPALCPAPGGPCFQPPSDYYCGLSKEPSLASPGSSTLSSPSECLSAPPPGTPDCSPRTSTASLFQFPIAKILEEEEEEAVGCPGQEHGCFQGEQAQEQPEERSPPASEDAGPPPSPCRPSPKRGPGEGPQGAEEIQRVVLSVNDKWHYCQNSDILVGSRAMRDRHLRLLGYCLVQVNTPSSHLRVEGLQPTEALFLPCAASGWSTGPSDPQPCSVSAAGALRAVGPAGFPVPLPHFPVTFHGGC, encoded by the exons atGCTGTGCCCGCTGCTGTGCCCATGGCTCCGCGCTCTGACCCGGGCGGGCCCGCGGGGCCCGGCTGCCCGTGAGCGCCGCGGTGCCGCGATGTTCCCCGCCTGCTGCTGCGCCGGCAAGGCCAGGCcgcggctgctgctgcccctggacCCCTACGGCCATGGGCTGCTGCCCGCCGTGCACGCGGAcggcggccggggccgggcccaCGGCAAGAGGAAGAGCTGGAACTTCATCCACGAGAAGATGAGCTACGACACCTTCTTCACCATGAAGCGGCTGATCGAGCGCTCGCGCAGCGTGGGCGAGGTGCTGCGCTGGGTCACGCAGAACCCGGGCAAGGTGTCGGCCAGCCACTACCCCATAGCGCTTCAcaagctggggcagctcctgcagcagcagccggggCCGCCCGTGGGGGCCGGGGACAGCCGCGGGCCCGCGgggcaggtgctggagcagcccgAGTTCCACGTGCTCTGCCAGGCCATCGTCAGCGGCTGCGCCAAGTTCGACAACTTCAGCATCGTCAACTGCCTGTACGCGGCGGCCGCGCTGG GTCTGCCCGGGGAGTCGCCGCTCGTGCGGGTGCTGGAGGACGAGTCCCGCAGCCGCCTGGGCCGCTTCAACCAGAAGGACGTGTCGATGGTGTTCAGCAGCGTGATGCGGCTGCACCCCTCCAGCCCCCACCCGCTGGTGGAGTCTTGCCTCAGCAGCCTGGAGcggcacctggagaaggagcGGCACCCCCAGAccctcttcctgctgctctcctacTACCGGCTGCGGGCGCAGGCGCTGCAGGGCCACGCCGCCTCCGACCAGCAGCTCATCAACAACCGCAAGATCCTGCGCCTGGTGCGGCACACGCTGGGCCAGGTCAGCGCCATGAGGGAGCACGAGCTGGCGCTGCTGGACGAGATGCTGGCCCTGTGTGCCCAGGAGGCCAACAACAAGGCCCTGGAGGCCATCTTCAGCTCCCAGCTCTTCTACGAGAACCGGCAGGAGCGCTTCATTCGCAGCATGGCAG AGTGGCTGCCCCGGAAGGCAGAGAACCTCACCCCCTACACCATGGCACTCATCGCCAAGTACGTGGCGCGGCACCGGCTGCGCGAGCCGCGGCTGCTCGACACCATCGCCAACTTCCTGCTGAAGCGCGGCGAGCAGCTCGACAGCAAG GTGATCCAGAAGTTGGTGTTTCCCTTCAGCCGGATGAACTACCGCCCCTCCAACCACGGCGAGCTCTTCCCCAAGCTGGAGGCCATCCTGGAGCAGAAggccggcagctccccgctGGCCACCGTCAACATCCTCATGTCCATGTTCCAGCTCAGCCACTTCCCGCAGACCGTCCTGCACCAGGTCTTCTCCCCAGGCTTCATCACCAACGTCATGA GCAGCCCCTACGCGCTGATCGTGCGCCGCTACCTGTCGCTGCTGGACGCGGCGGTGGAGCTGGAGTTCCGCGAGTACAGCGGCCCCCGCCTCGACCCGCGCTACCGCGTCCTCATGTTCGAGCACGCCCTGACCGCCGACGAGGCCAACAGAAAGTACAG CTACAAGGGGCTGGTGGCCGAAGCCCTGCGACAGCTGGTGGGGGAGGAATGCTACCGGCAGGACGAGGTGCTGCCTCCTGGGTACTGCACAG ACTTCCTGCTGTGGATCAACCGCTCGGGCACGGTGCTGCCTCTCTCGCGCGTTCCGGCAGCCTCCAGGGCCCCCCCGGCCACGTCCCCTGTCGCCGTGTCCCTGCGGTCCAGCGTCCTCGCCCTCACCTCAGATTTGCAGGACTTTGCCCCGTTTGCTCCGGAGGCGCCCAGCAGCCCCCCAGGGCCCCGGGagagcggccgggccgggcggttCCTGCCGGCGctgtgcccggccccggggggaCCCTGCTTCCAGCCGCCCTCGGACTATTACTGCGGGCTGAGCAAGGAGCCGTCCCTGGCCAGCCCGGGCAGCTCCACGCTCAGCAGCCCCTCCGAGTGCCTCTCGGCGCCGCCGCCCGGCACCCCCGACTGCTCCCCCCGCACCTCCACCGCCTCCCTCTTCCAGTTCCCCATCGCCAAAatcctggaggaggaggaggaggaggccgTGGGCTGCCCCGGCCAGGAGCACGGCTGCTTCCAGGGGGAGCAGGCCCAGGAGCAGCCCGAGGAGCGGAGCCCCCCGGCCAGCGAGGACGCCGGCCCCCCGCCCTCGCCGTGCCGGCCCAGCCCCAAGCGGGGCCCGGGCGAAGGGCCGCAGGGCGCCGAGGAGATCCAGAG GGTGGTGCTGTCGGTCAATGACAAGTGGCACTACTGCCAGAACTCCGACATCCTGGTGGGCTCCCGGGCCATGCGGGACCGGCACCTGCGGCTGCTGGGATACTGTCTGGTGCAG gtgaacacccccagctctcacCTGCGGGTTGAGGGGCTCCAGCCCACGGAAGCTTTattcctgccctgtgctgccagtgGCTGGAGCACGGGTCCCAGTGaccctcagccctgctctgtgagTGCTGCTGGTGCCCTCAGGGCTGTTGGACCCGCAGGGTTTCCAGTCCCCCTCCCGCACTTCCCTGTCACCTTCCATGGAGGGTGCTGA
- the FASTK gene encoding fas-activated serine/threonine kinase isoform X2: protein MLCPLLCPWLRALTRAGPRGPAARERRGAAMFPACCCAGKARPRLLLPLDPYGHGLLPAVHADGGRGRAHGKRKSWNFIHEKMSYDTFFTMKRLIERSRSVGEVLRWVTQNPGKVSASHYPIALHKLGQLLQQQPGPPVGAGDSRGPAGQVLEQPEFHVLCQAIVSGCAKFDNFSIVNCLYAAAALGLPGESPLVRVLEDESRSRLGRFNQKDVSMVFSSVMRLHPSSPHPLVESCLSSLERHLEKERHPQTLFLLLSYYRLRAQALQGHAASDQQLINNRKILRLVRHTLGQVSAMREHELALLDEMLALCAQEANNKALEAIFSSQLFYENRQERFIRSMAEWLPRKAENLTPYTMALIAKYVARHRLREPRLLDTIANFLLKRGEQLDSKVIQKLVFPFSRMNYRPSNHGELFPKLEAILEQKAGSSPLATVNILMSMFQLSHFPQTVLHQVFSPGFITNVMSSPYALIVRRYLSLLDAAVELEFREYSGPRLDPRYRVLMFEHALTADEANRKYSYKGLVAEALRQLVGEECYRQDEVLPPGYCTDFLLWINRSGTVLPLSRVPAASRAPPATSPVAVSLRSSVLALTSDLQDFAPFAPEAPSSPPGPRESGRAGRFLPALCPAPGGPCFQPPSDYYCGLSKEPSLASPGSSTLSSPSECLSAPPPGTPDCSPRTSTASLFQFPIAKILEEEEEEAVGCPGQEHGCFQGEQAQEQPEERSPPASEDAGPPPSPCRPSPKRGPGEGPQGAEEIQRVVLSVNDKWHYCQNSDILVGSRAMRDRHLRLLGYCLVQLPYTELEKVSGIEEAKHYLRQKLRELRF from the exons atGCTGTGCCCGCTGCTGTGCCCATGGCTCCGCGCTCTGACCCGGGCGGGCCCGCGGGGCCCGGCTGCCCGTGAGCGCCGCGGTGCCGCGATGTTCCCCGCCTGCTGCTGCGCCGGCAAGGCCAGGCcgcggctgctgctgcccctggacCCCTACGGCCATGGGCTGCTGCCCGCCGTGCACGCGGAcggcggccggggccgggcccaCGGCAAGAGGAAGAGCTGGAACTTCATCCACGAGAAGATGAGCTACGACACCTTCTTCACCATGAAGCGGCTGATCGAGCGCTCGCGCAGCGTGGGCGAGGTGCTGCGCTGGGTCACGCAGAACCCGGGCAAGGTGTCGGCCAGCCACTACCCCATAGCGCTTCAcaagctggggcagctcctgcagcagcagccggggCCGCCCGTGGGGGCCGGGGACAGCCGCGGGCCCGCGgggcaggtgctggagcagcccgAGTTCCACGTGCTCTGCCAGGCCATCGTCAGCGGCTGCGCCAAGTTCGACAACTTCAGCATCGTCAACTGCCTGTACGCGGCGGCCGCGCTGG GTCTGCCCGGGGAGTCGCCGCTCGTGCGGGTGCTGGAGGACGAGTCCCGCAGCCGCCTGGGCCGCTTCAACCAGAAGGACGTGTCGATGGTGTTCAGCAGCGTGATGCGGCTGCACCCCTCCAGCCCCCACCCGCTGGTGGAGTCTTGCCTCAGCAGCCTGGAGcggcacctggagaaggagcGGCACCCCCAGAccctcttcctgctgctctcctacTACCGGCTGCGGGCGCAGGCGCTGCAGGGCCACGCCGCCTCCGACCAGCAGCTCATCAACAACCGCAAGATCCTGCGCCTGGTGCGGCACACGCTGGGCCAGGTCAGCGCCATGAGGGAGCACGAGCTGGCGCTGCTGGACGAGATGCTGGCCCTGTGTGCCCAGGAGGCCAACAACAAGGCCCTGGAGGCCATCTTCAGCTCCCAGCTCTTCTACGAGAACCGGCAGGAGCGCTTCATTCGCAGCATGGCAG AGTGGCTGCCCCGGAAGGCAGAGAACCTCACCCCCTACACCATGGCACTCATCGCCAAGTACGTGGCGCGGCACCGGCTGCGCGAGCCGCGGCTGCTCGACACCATCGCCAACTTCCTGCTGAAGCGCGGCGAGCAGCTCGACAGCAAG GTGATCCAGAAGTTGGTGTTTCCCTTCAGCCGGATGAACTACCGCCCCTCCAACCACGGCGAGCTCTTCCCCAAGCTGGAGGCCATCCTGGAGCAGAAggccggcagctccccgctGGCCACCGTCAACATCCTCATGTCCATGTTCCAGCTCAGCCACTTCCCGCAGACCGTCCTGCACCAGGTCTTCTCCCCAGGCTTCATCACCAACGTCATGA GCAGCCCCTACGCGCTGATCGTGCGCCGCTACCTGTCGCTGCTGGACGCGGCGGTGGAGCTGGAGTTCCGCGAGTACAGCGGCCCCCGCCTCGACCCGCGCTACCGCGTCCTCATGTTCGAGCACGCCCTGACCGCCGACGAGGCCAACAGAAAGTACAG CTACAAGGGGCTGGTGGCCGAAGCCCTGCGACAGCTGGTGGGGGAGGAATGCTACCGGCAGGACGAGGTGCTGCCTCCTGGGTACTGCACAG ACTTCCTGCTGTGGATCAACCGCTCGGGCACGGTGCTGCCTCTCTCGCGCGTTCCGGCAGCCTCCAGGGCCCCCCCGGCCACGTCCCCTGTCGCCGTGTCCCTGCGGTCCAGCGTCCTCGCCCTCACCTCAGATTTGCAGGACTTTGCCCCGTTTGCTCCGGAGGCGCCCAGCAGCCCCCCAGGGCCCCGGGagagcggccgggccgggcggttCCTGCCGGCGctgtgcccggccccggggggaCCCTGCTTCCAGCCGCCCTCGGACTATTACTGCGGGCTGAGCAAGGAGCCGTCCCTGGCCAGCCCGGGCAGCTCCACGCTCAGCAGCCCCTCCGAGTGCCTCTCGGCGCCGCCGCCCGGCACCCCCGACTGCTCCCCCCGCACCTCCACCGCCTCCCTCTTCCAGTTCCCCATCGCCAAAatcctggaggaggaggaggaggaggccgTGGGCTGCCCCGGCCAGGAGCACGGCTGCTTCCAGGGGGAGCAGGCCCAGGAGCAGCCCGAGGAGCGGAGCCCCCCGGCCAGCGAGGACGCCGGCCCCCCGCCCTCGCCGTGCCGGCCCAGCCCCAAGCGGGGCCCGGGCGAAGGGCCGCAGGGCGCCGAGGAGATCCAGAG GGTGGTGCTGTCGGTCAATGACAAGTGGCACTACTGCCAGAACTCCGACATCCTGGTGGGCTCCCGGGCCATGCGGGACCGGCACCTGCGGCTGCTGGGATACTGTCTGGTGCAG ctGCCCTACACGGAGCTGGAGAAGGTGAGTGGCATCGAGGAGGCCAAGCACTACCTGCGGCagaagctgagggagctgcgCTTCTGA